AGCACGATGAAGAACACCAACAGAAGCGTGATCATGTCTGCGTAGGTCAGCAGCCAGCGTTCGTGATTGGCCTTGCCTTCCTCGTGTTGCTTGCGCGCCATGGCTCGCCCTAGGCTTGAGCTCTGGCGGATGCTCCAGCGACAGCGGTACCTCTCGCCTGAGGAGCCGCCTCGGAACCGCGCTCGGAGGGAGCGAGGAAGGTCTCTAGCTTCTCCCGCACTACCCGCGGGTTTTCACCCGCTTGAACCGCCAGGATGCCCTCTATCATCATCTCCCGCGATTGTATTTCGAGGGCCGTCTGAGCCTTCAGCTTGTTGGCCAGGGGCAGGTACACCAGGTTGGCGAAGGCGACGCCATACAGCGTGGCTATGAAGGCCACAGCGATCTTGTGTCCCAGGCCGTCCGGGTCGTCCAGGTGCCCGAGCACGCTCACCAGGCCCATGACGGTGCCGATGATGCCCATGGTCGGAGAGAAGCCGCCCATAGCCTCCAGAAGGCCATGCCCCATCTTGTGGCGCGCCTCCATGCTGGCTAGGTCCGCCTCCAGGATGTCCCGCACGACCTCTGGGTCCACGCCATCTACTACCAGCATGACCCCACGCTGCAGGAAGCGGTCTTCGATCCTTCTGGCCTCTTCCTCCAGCGAGAGAAGACCTTCTCGGCGCGCCTTGTCCGCCAACTGCACCAGCAGCGCGATAGTCGCCTGGAGGTCCAGGGCCTGGGGCCTGGCGGCAGCTAGGACCAGCCTGGGTAGCCGCATGAACACCGGCAGAGGGGTACTGACCAGAGTGGCAGCGAAGGTGCCGCCGAGCACGATCATGCCCGCGGTGACCTGCACCAGGCCGGAGGGGCTTCCACCCTCCATGACGAAGGCCACTATCATGGCCGCAAAGCCCAGGATCAGGCCGCCTATGGTGCCGATGTCCATCTGCTCAAGCCTTCTCCACGCACTCGCTCAACCGGCTCACCTGCCACCGGTACCGGATGACCTTGGCCGCGACTTCGGCCGGGCTCTCCAGCACGACCAGCCGCTTTCCATCCGTGAAGGTAATCACCGTGTCGGGATTGGCCTCCGCCGCTCGGATGTGGTCGGCATTGACATACAGCACCGAGCCATCTAGCCGCGTGACCTCGATCACCGATTCCCTCCTCATCGTCGCGATCGGCTCACTATAGGGTCCGCTTCGCGACAGCATCAGTAAACAGCTCGTGATTCTTTCGTAAACGCTCCGTGAATAGGCACCTGCAGCGTTCAATTTACGCGTGGCTTACGTACGATTCACGGAACGTTTACTGTTGGCATGCCCGGGCGATGGTATCACTGGCGCGTGCGTAAGTGGTGATGCCAGGAGGACTGGTGGCAGATCGGCCAGCAGCCGTAGCGCCGGTTGCCAATCGTCAGCAGCCAGATCTACCTGCGCCGGGGCCCACCCGGCCCGGGCGCGATCACGCCTTCGGAGCTGAGCTCAGGCAAGCCACCAGCGCCTACCGCCGCAAGGTCGATCAGACGAGCTTCCTGAGGAGCCTGCAGCCGCTGGCCACTCCACTCTCACTCAGATGGGCAGTGGAGGAGCAGCTGCAGCGCATCATCTGCGCCAACGCCGCAGCGGGCTACACGCCACCCGTCGCCGAAAGCGATCTACCGCCCCTCGTTCCCCTCTCAGCCGCAGGCGGGGCAGCATCGCGAACGTCGGGTCCTGAGGCGAAGGGGATAGCCGGCCCCCTCAGCCTGGACCGCTTTCCTCGTCCCGTGGGCGACAACGGCCGCGGCGTGCACTGGATCCCCACGCTCCGCACTGATCCCGAAGTGGTGGACCAGTTCGTGGCCGAGGCGGTCAAGATGGGGATGAAGTGGGTGGTGTTCTTGAATGACGGCACCAACATAGGAGATAACGACTACCTAGTGCGCCAGCTGACCCGAAACGGGATCATGCCCGTCATGCGCGTCTACACCGATGGGCTCAAGCCTATCGAGGGTGACCTGGAGGCGCTGGTCAGGCACTATCGCGCCCTGGGGGTGACCTACTACCAGCTATACAACGAGCCCAACCTCATGGTGGAGACGCACGGCCAGCCCCCCGACGTGGCTCGGTACCTTGACCTCTGGGTGCCCGCAGCGCGCCGGGTCATCGCTGCCGGGGGTCTGCCCGGCATCGGGGCCCTCAGCCCTCAGGGCGAGATGGACGATCGCCAGTTCCTGCGAGAGATGCTGGACGAAATGGACCGGCGCGGGGAGCTGCAGCTTCTCGACCGTACATGGCTAGCTGTGCACAACTACACCGGCCCCCGCCCTCTATCCGACCCGGACGGATTCCTTCGCTTCCGCCAGTACGACGAGATCATCCGCGCGAAACTGGGCCGGTCGCTGCCCATGGTCGGCACCGAGGGCGGGACTCACGTGAGCACACATGTGGATGAGGCAGCTCAAGTACAGATGGTTCTCGGAGCCTACGAGTACATGGCTAGGGAAAGAGAACCGTACAACTTTGCCTACACTTACTGGATCATCGCCAACGAGGTCGGCGGGGGCAGAGATCCAGAGTTCTCCGGGCATGCCCTCTTCACCGCCCAGGGGCCCAGCCGACTGGCCCGCGCTCTAGCCGCTAGCGCCTGACGTGTAGGAGAAGGTGACCATGAGCGTCGCCAGGACCATGCGCATCAGTGCTTCCGCCCTGACCGCTGAACGGCTGCGGATGGATGTGATCGCCAACAACATCGCTAACGCCCAGACCACTGGACCTGACGGACCTTACCGGAGGCAACGCGTGGTGGTGCAGGCACTGGGACCGGAAGCATCGCCAGCGGCGTTCGGTAACGTCCTCCGAAGCCATATGGTGGCCGACGGCGGCACGCCCCACGTCGTCGGCTCGGGAGTGAGGGTGGTGCGCGTGGAGGAGGACCAGTCTCCCGGTCCAGCCGTATACGAGCCCCGCCATCCCGATGCCGATGAGAACGGATACGTGACCTATCCCAACGTCAACGTAGCCGCCGAAATGGTGGACTTGCTCTCAGCCACCCGAGCCTACGAGGCCAACGTAACCGTGGTGAACGCACTGAAGAGCATGGCCCTCAAGGCTCTGTCCATCGGCAGTCGCTGATCGCTGTCTCTCGGGAGATGAGCCCCATGATCCATAGCATACAACCTGTCGAAGGCCCGGAGCGGGCGCCCTCCGCGGGGGGTGCTGGCTCCAAGGTCGCCGCGAGCTCGCCCTCGGGCCCGTCCTTTGGCGCAGTCCTGGAACGAGCCCTCGACAGCCTCGACGCCCTCGCTCAAGAAAGCGACCGCTTGGCCGAGGCCTTCGCGGCCGGTGAGGACGTGGAGGTACACCAGGTCATGCTGGCCATGCAGGAGACCCAGATAGCTTTCGAGCTCGCCGTCCAGGTGCGCAACCGCATCGTGGACGCCTACCAAGAGATCATGCGGATGCAGGTCTGACCCTCGACGGTCCCACCACGTACCCCGAGGTAGCAGATGTCCTTGGCGACGCTTCAGCAGCGTGTGGCCGGTATCCATTCTAGCCTGGATCCTCGCCAGAGGTTGATCGCGTTGATGGGTG
This DNA window, taken from Anaerolineae bacterium, encodes the following:
- a CDS encoding flagellar motor protein, which gives rise to MDIGTIGGLILGFAAMIVAFVMEGGSPSGLVQVTAGMIVLGGTFAATLVSTPLPVFMRLPRLVLAAARPQALDLQATIALLVQLADKARREGLLSLEEEARRIEDRFLQRGVMLVVDGVDPEVVRDILEADLASMEARHKMGHGLLEAMGGFSPTMGIIGTVMGLVSVLGHLDDPDGLGHKIAVAFIATLYGVAFANLVYLPLANKLKAQTALEIQSREMMIEGILAVQAGENPRVVREKLETFLAPSERGSEAAPQARGTAVAGASARAQA
- a CDS encoding flagellar FlbD family protein translates to MIEVTRLDGSVLYVNADHIRAAEANPDTVITFTDGKRLVVLESPAEVAAKVIRYRWQVSRLSECVEKA
- the flgC gene encoding flagellar basal body rod protein FlgC gives rise to the protein MSVARTMRISASALTAERLRMDVIANNIANAQTTGPDGPYRRQRVVVQALGPEASPAAFGNVLRSHMVADGGTPHVVGSGVRVVRVEEDQSPGPAVYEPRHPDADENGYVTYPNVNVAAEMVDLLSATRAYEANVTVVNALKSMALKALSIGSR
- the fliE gene encoding flagellar hook-basal body complex protein FliE; this encodes MIHSIQPVEGPERAPSAGGAGSKVAASSPSGPSFGAVLERALDSLDALAQESDRLAEAFAAGEDVEVHQVMLAMQETQIAFELAVQVRNRIVDAYQEIMRMQV